The stretch of DNA GGCGGGTGATGTGATTGTGGATATCGAGGGCACGAGCACCTTCAAAGTACCGATCAACGATGTGGTGAGCAGGCTCCGCGGAAAAGTCAACACCATCGTCAATATCAAGGTGAAGCGGGGTAACAACGAGGACTTACTGGCATTTACCATAAAACGTGAAAAAATCAAACTTGTCAACATACCCTTCAGCGGCCAGATCGACAAGGGCATAGGGTACATAAAGCTCAACCGGTTCAACGCCGAAGGACCCGACGAGATGACGGCGGCGCTCGACAGCCTGCGGAAGGTTGAGAATCTCAAGGGAGTCATACTCGATCTGCGTTATAATCCGGGTGGTCTCCTGAACGTCGCCCGCGATATTTCCAACGCATTCCTGCCGAAGGGAGCCCTCATCGTTTCCACACGGGGCCGCAACGACAAGGACAAGGATCAGCTCATAGCCGCTTCGATGCCTCTGCTCCCCCAGACACCGCTCGTGGTGCTCGTCAACAGGGGAAGCGCTTCGGCATCGGAGATTGTTGCCGGCGCGATCCAGGATCACGACCGCGGGGTACTCATCGGGGAAACCACGTTCGGCAAGGGTTCGGTGCAGACACTCCTCGATCTGCCGGGAGACACCGGACTCAAGCTGACCACCGCATACTATTATACGCCTTCGGGACGGTGCATACACCGTGAACGCTCTCTCGACGAGGAAGCCGCATTCAGCCGTGACGAGGAAGAGCTGACCGGAACCACCGAGAGTAAAGAAGACAGCCTGAAAACCCACAGTAAATTCTACACCCTCACCAAGAATCGCGTCGTCTACGAGGGCGGGGGCGTAACGCCTGACCTCATCGTCAAGGAAAAAACGGTCGGGAATATCGTAACCCAGCTTGCCGGCCAGAGCATATTTTTTGATTTTGCAGTGCTCTACAGCGATAAACATCCCGATTTGAAGGAAGACTTTGTCGTGACCGATGCGCTGGCCAATGAGTTCAGAGACTATATCAAGGACTCGAAGGTCTTCAAGTACACCATCCCCGGGAAGACATACCTTGATAATTTCAAGAAGGTCATCGATAACGAGAAGTATGACAGCGATATCGTTAAAATGATCGATGACATGGAAAAAACGCTCATTGAACGCCGTGACAAAGATTTTGATGCTAACCTCGATACCATAAAACGTATCCTCAAACGTGAGATAGCCGCAACGAAGTTCGGCAGTGCCGCACGGACGATTGCATCGAAGGATTGGGACATTCAGCTTCAAAAGGCAATTGAGGTTCTCAACAATCCCGAAATGTACAATTCCATTCTGGCGGAGGGTGCACAAACCGGTGTTATTGCAGAAGTGAAATAAACAGGGTACAGGGTTTTCATGCCGGTAATCTCACTCATAGAACTTTTTCTGACCGGTGCACTCGCCGGTTTTTCGGCCGGATTCATGGGAGTCGGAGGCGGGGCGGTACTGACGCCGTTATGTATGATCGTGTTCCCGCTTCTGGGCGTTCATACGGATAATCTGGTAAAGATTATTTTCGGAACCAACATGTTTCTCGTGACGATTTTTTCTGTTTCAGCGGTACAGAAACACTACCGGAACAAAAAAGTCGACATGCGCACCGTGTGGATAATGGGACCGCTGGCTATACTCGGCTCCCTGGCCGGAGCATGGCTTGCAGCGATTACCGATCCCGGCGCCCTTAAAAAGATGTTCGCCGCGCTCCTCATAGTGTCATCCCTGCTTATTATCATAAAAGGCCTCAGAAAACCCGTCGTCAGCGTGAAAGAGAGAAAAGCGCTCATTCCCCTGAAATTCCTGCCGTTACTGGGATTCATTGCCGGTATGGCGGGAAGTTTTCTCGGAATCGGCGGCGGTATCGTCATGGTTCCGGCGCTTATACTACTTTTTGCGCTTCCCGTTGACCGGGTGGCCGGTACATCGAGCTTCGTAATCATTTTTATCGGCCTGGCCGGAATGGTGTCATATATGTGGCATGGTTCGGGAATCGTGGAGCTTCCCGGATGGTCGAGCGGATATGTATGGTGGTCGGCTGCGATTCCGCTTGCGATCGGAGGTGTCCCGATGGCACGTTTCGGCGCATGGGTCAATTCAAAGTTACATGCACGGCTGCTCCAGATACTGTTTGGACTCATACTTCTGGCGCTGGCGGTTAAGCTGCTTCTTTTCTGAATTTTCACAAAGCAAGGAGATTTTATATTGAAACAGGCAACACGGCTTTTTGTGGATTTTGATGGTACCATTACCAAACACGATATAGGAGACAGCATTTTTGAGACATTTCTTCTTCCCGACCTGCTCAGACAGGGTTGGCATACAAAAATAATCGACGAGTGGAAAGCAGGTACCATTTCCTCGCATGAATGTCTCGTCCGTGAATGCGCAAACACCCGTGTAACACGCGAAGAGCTCGACCGTCACCTCGATAAATACGGGTTGACGCCCGGCTTCAAAGAAACGGTCGGATACTGCAAGGCAAACGGTATACCTCTCATGATACTGTCGGACGGGCTCGACTATTACATAGAATACCTTCTCGGCAAGTTCGGCCTCAGCGAAGTCGATTACCGGGCGAACAGCATGTTCTTCACCGACGGTTCCATCGGGGTCGAATTCCCCTACATGGACAGGGGATGCGGGCGATGCGGGAACTGCAAACGCTGGCACATGGTGAATTCAAGAAAGAACGGGGAGACCGTTGTGTATGTCGGCGACGGGTACTCCGACCGTTATGCCATACGGAATGCGGACAGG from bacterium encodes:
- a CDS encoding MtnX-like HAD-IB family phosphatase — its product is MKQATRLFVDFDGTITKHDIGDSIFETFLLPDLLRQGWHTKIIDEWKAGTISSHECLVRECANTRVTREELDRHLDKYGLTPGFKETVGYCKANGIPLMILSDGLDYYIEYLLGKFGLSEVDYRANSMFFTDGSIGVEFPYMDRGCGRCGNCKRWHMVNSRKNGETVVYVGDGYSDRYAIRNADRVFARGDLVEYCGKNGLSYTPYKDFYDIMRYLENGDE
- a CDS encoding S41 family peptidase, translating into MDSRKQRRILLFNMVVAAVIISSVIFAFEAIGAGNLDYENVGKGIELWSEVYKIVLNDYIKDIDPWKMAKNGVQGMIETLDPYTSFFDPGDYRQMQEDSKGEFAGLGISIATVNDYPTVMEFPIDGSPAMRLGLRAGDVIVDIEGTSTFKVPINDVVSRLRGKVNTIVNIKVKRGNNEDLLAFTIKREKIKLVNIPFSGQIDKGIGYIKLNRFNAEGPDEMTAALDSLRKVENLKGVILDLRYNPGGLLNVARDISNAFLPKGALIVSTRGRNDKDKDQLIAASMPLLPQTPLVVLVNRGSASASEIVAGAIQDHDRGVLIGETTFGKGSVQTLLDLPGDTGLKLTTAYYYTPSGRCIHRERSLDEEAAFSRDEEELTGTTESKEDSLKTHSKFYTLTKNRVVYEGGGVTPDLIVKEKTVGNIVTQLAGQSIFFDFAVLYSDKHPDLKEDFVVTDALANEFRDYIKDSKVFKYTIPGKTYLDNFKKVIDNEKYDSDIVKMIDDMEKTLIERRDKDFDANLDTIKRILKREIAATKFGSAARTIASKDWDIQLQKAIEVLNNPEMYNSILAEGAQTGVIAEVK
- a CDS encoding sulfite exporter TauE/SafE family protein, translated to MPVISLIELFLTGALAGFSAGFMGVGGGAVLTPLCMIVFPLLGVHTDNLVKIIFGTNMFLVTIFSVSAVQKHYRNKKVDMRTVWIMGPLAILGSLAGAWLAAITDPGALKKMFAALLIVSSLLIIIKGLRKPVVSVKERKALIPLKFLPLLGFIAGMAGSFLGIGGGIVMVPALILLFALPVDRVAGTSSFVIIFIGLAGMVSYMWHGSGIVELPGWSSGYVWWSAAIPLAIGGVPMARFGAWVNSKLHARLLQILFGLILLALAVKLLLF